In Lentibacillus amyloliquefaciens, one DNA window encodes the following:
- a CDS encoding NAD kinase: MKFAIVSKGDERSNKIQATMKQYLTDFEMAYDENNPDLVISVGGDGTFLEAFHQYIHCLDSTSFIGVHTGHLGFYADWTPEEVEKLIIEIAKTPFQVVEYPLLEVTIRDMEGGEESRYLALNEATIKTAEGSVVFDVEIKGNHFETFRGDGLCISTPSGSTAYNKALGGGIIHPSLEAIQLTEIASINNRVFRTIGSPLILPKHHTCMLKPIGRKKTFLIAVDHFTENYSNVKSIQCRVAKERVRFARFRPFPFWDRVRDSFVDDDV; the protein is encoded by the coding sequence GTGAAATTTGCGATTGTGTCTAAAGGTGATGAACGGTCCAATAAAATTCAAGCCACAATGAAGCAATATCTGACAGACTTTGAAATGGCGTATGATGAAAACAATCCTGATCTTGTGATATCAGTCGGCGGTGACGGGACTTTTCTGGAGGCATTCCATCAATATATTCATTGTCTTGATTCCACATCATTTATTGGTGTACATACGGGGCATTTAGGGTTTTATGCTGACTGGACTCCCGAGGAAGTTGAAAAGCTTATTATTGAAATCGCGAAGACCCCCTTCCAGGTTGTGGAATACCCGTTGCTTGAGGTAACCATACGGGATATGGAAGGCGGTGAAGAGAGCCGGTACCTCGCTTTGAATGAAGCCACAATCAAAACAGCTGAAGGATCTGTCGTGTTTGATGTGGAAATCAAAGGGAACCATTTTGAAACATTCCGCGGTGATGGTTTATGCATTTCTACACCATCGGGCAGTACCGCTTATAATAAAGCTCTTGGCGGCGGGATCATCCACCCGTCGCTCGAAGCCATTCAGCTGACTGAGATAGCTTCGATCAACAATCGTGTTTTCCGGACAATCGGCTCGCCGCTTATTCTGCCGAAACATCACACATGCATGCTGAAGCCGATAGGGCGAAAGAAAACATTTTTGATAGCAGTCGATCATTTTACCGAAAATTATTCCAACGTCAAATCAATTCAATGCCGGGTGGCCAAAGAACGCGTGCGGTTTGCCAGGTTCAGACCATTTCCATTCTGGGACCGTGTCCGCGATTCATTTGTTGATGACGACGTTTAA